One window from the genome of Ideonella sp. WA131b encodes:
- a CDS encoding GAF domain-containing protein, whose protein sequence is MHRPPPARTALALPEQAFFATAPQRAALARERLFVDGQRPTGLVGEPIIQSWQRCLVAHRRPGERLAFDPVTPSRRHGALQRSRPLLQAARPALERLQATLAHTGVRTFLCDGEGLVVHSSPVPGETEPVLGLASRLGVNLSEDAVGTTAPGLVLRTGQAVTVTREEHFFDLCGRLSCAAAPIHDRHGRLAGVLDLSTEGHSFAFDAAALVGLYASSIEDALLAEPDGDTLVLHFQADPRLLGTPLQALAGIDPQGRVAWANRAARSLLGDTEPRGRPAAEVFGHGLPTLMASAGPRGPQALHLANGLEVWLRARLQMAPGQSSDESDGRRAPAAPAPTLAPPVAEASTPAATPVPTPNTAPTLAEHDQRLVLQALARNGGNVSRAARELGVSRGLLYRRLAAARDPQAEGSGA, encoded by the coding sequence ATGCACCGCCCGCCCCCCGCCCGCACTGCCCTGGCGCTGCCCGAGCAGGCTTTTTTCGCCACGGCGCCGCAGCGCGCTGCATTGGCGCGCGAGCGCCTGTTTGTCGACGGCCAGCGGCCGACGGGTCTGGTGGGCGAACCCATCATCCAGAGCTGGCAGCGCTGCTTGGTGGCGCACCGCCGGCCCGGCGAACGGCTGGCTTTCGATCCCGTCACACCCTCACGCCGGCACGGTGCGCTGCAGCGCAGCCGCCCGCTGCTGCAAGCCGCGCGCCCGGCCTTGGAACGCCTGCAGGCCACGCTGGCCCACACCGGCGTGCGCACCTTTCTCTGCGACGGCGAAGGCCTGGTGGTTCACAGCTCGCCGGTACCCGGCGAAACTGAGCCGGTGCTCGGACTGGCCAGCCGCCTGGGCGTGAACCTGAGCGAAGACGCGGTAGGCACCACCGCGCCAGGCCTGGTGCTGCGGACGGGCCAGGCCGTGACGGTGACGCGCGAAGAACACTTCTTCGATCTCTGCGGCCGCCTGAGTTGCGCGGCCGCCCCCATCCACGACCGCCACGGCCGGCTGGCCGGCGTGCTCGATCTCTCCACCGAAGGCCACAGCTTCGCCTTTGACGCCGCGGCGCTCGTGGGCCTGTACGCCAGCAGCATCGAAGACGCGTTGCTGGCCGAACCCGACGGCGACACGCTCGTGCTGCATTTCCAGGCCGACCCGCGCCTGCTCGGCACGCCGCTGCAAGCGCTGGCCGGCATCGACCCGCAAGGCCGCGTGGCCTGGGCCAACCGCGCCGCGCGCAGCCTGCTGGGTGACACCGAGCCGCGAGGCCGCCCTGCCGCCGAGGTGTTTGGCCACGGCTTGCCTACGTTGATGGCCAGCGCTGGCCCGCGTGGCCCACAGGCGCTGCATCTGGCCAACGGCCTGGAGGTGTGGCTGCGTGCGCGGCTGCAGATGGCACCCGGCCAAAGCAGCGACGAAAGCGACGGCCGCCGCGCGCCAGCTGCGCCTGCACCCACGCTGGCGCCGCCAGTCGCCGAGGCATCAACCCCGGCAGCGACTCCTGTGCCCACACCGAACACCGCGCCCACGCTGGCCGAACACGACCAGCGCCTCGTGCTGCAGGCGCTGGCGCGCAACGGAGGCAACGTCTCCCGTGCGGCGCGCGAGTTGGGCGTGTCGCG